One window from the genome of Anguilla rostrata isolate EN2019 chromosome 5, ASM1855537v3, whole genome shotgun sequence encodes:
- the tmem134 gene encoding transmembrane protein 134, producing the protein MATQFSIDDAFSLEGEEEVGGVGREKDGWKGRDKDRDGGDGGSMSFGTLSFSKPQGHSPSTASTPEHSSLKYQNLENEEGLGSSGNSSFNNFFKISDPATLSYCSSQWSFSTLSSVTQLSAHCCSWTSHPLVKKNRRVVLASFLLLVTGMALIFTGIVIQLNPDAGVSSAIFFLPGFLLFIPGVYHVIYISCAVQGRRGFKFFYLPYFEK; encoded by the exons ATGGCAACGCAGTTCAGCATCGACGACGCCTTTTcgctggagggagaggaggaagtggGCGGGGTCGGCCGAGAGAAGGACGGATGGAAAGGAAGAGATAAAGACCGCGATGGAGGAGACGGGGGTTCGATGAGCTTCggcactctctctttctccaaacCCCAGGGTCACTCGCCCAGCACTGCCAGCACACCGGAACACAGCAGCCTGAAGTACCAG AACCTAGAGAACGAAGAAGGGTTGGGCAGCAGTGGAAACTCCTCTTTCAATAACTTTTTCAAAATCAG TGACCCAGCGACACTATCCTACTGCAGTTCTCAGTGGTCTTTTAGCACTCTCAGCTCAGTCACCCAGCTGTCTGCCCATTGCTGCAG CTGGACATCTCACCCCCTGGTGAAGAAGAACAGGAGAGTTGTTCTTGCCTCGTTCCTCCTCCTTGTCACCGGAATGG ctCTGATTTTCACAGGGATTGTGATACAGCTAAATCCAGATGCAG gtgtcTCCAGTGCCATATTCTTTCTGCCCGGATTCCTGCTCTTCATTCCCGGGG TATACCACGTGATCTACATCTCCTGTGCGGTGCAAGGACGGAGAGGGTTCAAGTTCTTCTATCTACCCTATTTTGAGAAGTGA
- the serping1 gene encoding plasma protease C1 inhibitor produces MKYSVSVCALSLLLFIELPSHLAKTNPVLSLPSKSTLDLPCLPPTAPELSEASITWTFTPESQTQNGSSPILLGPPSYLLPGIYQESIRLSIPTVGMKDEGTYTCVIVGWKDERSVKLRNSFSVRVYDSSAFELLKVAEGEVGEDVQLSCTPPSATLSPPLPGFSNFPVWSVKKQGRWERIYPKVVEEGETNGDGRVRWASPSNLIDDWSVIMSGVTMEDSGVYRCKWAGESQLWSEQVELTVKPTPTEPPPRCRGYNTPWERCGPESSQTSGRAMLQESLSEFSFKLYSHLSQSERSKNMLFSPISISSVLMHLLLGARGNTQVALESALRLPHSFACLHQEMKSLREKLRDSVEVASNIYHSPELQLSQMFINQSQLFYDAVPEKLTNDSDLNARLINEWVAGKTNNMITDLVDSVSSNTILMLLNTVYFNGKWKMMFDKKTTNAPFLTLTGDMISVPVLYSSKYKLAHRYSSHVKAQVAAFPLSGRTTLYILLPHSASLKDLEELEDRLDDQSVRAMVKEMEKTPTETAEVTLPKIHLSIKTNLMEILDTMGLSDLQFDPNLCGLSSEDRNPPLSLSDAQHRAFLSLTEKGVEAGAVSSLSFSRTFPSFAALRPFVLLLWNEQVNGPLFLGRVTEP; encoded by the exons atGAAAtattcagtcagtgtgtgtgcactctcCCTTCTGCTCTTCATTGAG CTCCCCTCCCACCTCGCCAAAACGAACCCggtcctctctctgccctctaaGTCTACGCTCGATCTCCCGTGCCTCCCCCCAACCGCTCCCGAATTATCCGAGGCCAGCATCACTTGGACGTTCACCCCAGAATCCCAAACCCAAAATGGCTCCTCCCCCATCCTTCTTGGCCCTCCCAGCTACCTCTTGCCCGGCATCTACCAGGAGAGCATCCGTCTGTCCATCCCGACGGTGGGAATGAAGGACGAGGGGACATACACGTGCGTGATCGTGGGATGGAAAGATGAGAGATCGGTGAAGCTGAGGAACTCCTTCTCCGTCCGCGTTTACG ATTCCAGTGCTTTTGAGCTGCTGAAGGTggcagagggggaggtgggagaggaTGTGCAGCTGTCCTGCACTCCTCCTTCTGCCACTCTTTCTCCCCCACTACCTGGCTTCTCAAATTTCCCTGTCTGGTCCGTAAAGAAACAGGGCAGGTGGGAGAGGATCTATCCCAAAGtcgtggaggagggggagacaAACGGCGATGGCAGAGTCCGATGGGCTTCTCCCTCAAACCTGATAGATGATTGGTCAGTTATAATGAGCGGTGTCACCATGGAAGATTCGGGAGTATACCGGTGTAAGTGGGCCGGGGAGAGCCAGCTGTGGTCAGAGCAAGTTGAGCTCACTGTAAAAC CCACCCCCACTGAGCCACCCCCCCGTTGCCGTGGCTACAATACACCATGGGAACGGTGTGGTCCGGAGAGCAGTCAGACCTCAGGGAGAGCAATGCTACAGGAGTCGCTGTCGGAATTCTCCTTCAAACTCTACTCCCACCTCAGCCAATCGGAGCGCTCCAAGAACATGCTCTTCTCGCCGATCAGCATCTCCTCGGTGCTGATGCACCTGCTGTTGG gtgctcGCGGAAATACCCAGGTGGCTCTGGAAAGTGCCCTCCGTCTCCCGCACTCCTTCGCCTGTCTTCACCAGGAGATGAAGAgtctgagagagaaactgagagacAGCGTGGAGGTGGCTTCCAACATCTACCACAGCCCTG aGTTACAGTTGAGCCAGATGTTCATCAACCAATCGCAGCTCTTCTACGACGCAGTGCCCGAGAAGCTGACCAATGACAGTGATTTGAACGCAAGGCTAATAAATGAGTGGGTGGCAGGGAAGACCAACAACATGATCACAGACCTCGTGGACTCCGTCTCGTCCAACACCATTCTGATGCTGCTCAACACCGTCTACTTCAACG GGAAGTGGAAAATGATGTTTGACAAAAAGACTACGAACGCTCCTTTCCTTACACTAACAGGAGATATGATCTCTGTGCCGGTATTGTACAGCAGTAAATACAAGCTGGCCCATAGATACAGTTCTCACGTCAAAGCTCAG GTGGCAGCATTCCCTCTGTCCGGGCGAACGACTCTCTACATCTTGCTCCCACATTCGGCCTCTCTGAAGGACCTAGAAGAGCTAGAGGATAGACTGGATGACCAAAGCGTGCGGGCGATGGTGAAAGAAATGGAGAAGACTCCAACTGAAACAGCTGAGGTCACGCTGCCCAAGATCCATCTCAGCATCAAAACCAACCTGATGGAGATTCTGGACACCATGG gtCTGTCAGATCTCCAGTTCGACCCTAATCTGTGTGGCCTGTCCTCAGAAGACAGGAAcccgcccctctccctgtcGGACGCCCAGCACCGCGCCTTCCTCTCGCTGACGGAGAAGGGCGTGGAGGCCGGGGccgtctcctccctctccttctcgcGCACCTTCCCCTCCTTCGCCGCCCTCCGGCCCTTCGTCCTCCTGCTGTGGAACGAGCAGGTTAACGGCCCGCTCTTCCTCGGGAGAGTGACAGagccctga